The window CGGCCGCTCCGGCGCCCGCTCCGGAGCCGGAGAAGCCCGCTGCGGCCCCCGCGCCGCAGCAGGCCCCCGCACCCAAGGTGGAGAGCGCACCGGCCCCGAAGATCGAGAGCGCACCGGCGCCCAAGATCGAAAGCGCGCCCGCTCCCGCTCCCGCTCCCGCAGCGGTCCAGTCGAACGGGGCCGGTGACGCCGGTTACGTGACCCCGCTGGTCCGCAAGCTGGCCGCCGAGAAGGGCGTGGACCTGTCCAGCCTGACCGGCACCGGTGTCGGTGGCCGAATCCGCAAGCAGGACGTCATCGACGCCGCCGAGAAGGCCGCCGCGGCCAAGGCTCCGGCGCCGGCAGCTCAGGCCGAGAGTGCTGCCGCCCCGGCTCCGAAGGCGGCGCCCAAGGCGGAGCCGAGCCCGCTGCGTGGCCGTACCGAGAAGCTGACCCGGATCCGCGCCACGATCGCCCGCCGGATGGTGGAGTCGCTGCAGGTCTCCGCGCAGCTCACCACGGTGGTCGAGGTCGACGTGACCAAGATCGCCAACCTGCGGAACAAGGCGAAGGCCGACTTCCAGGCCAAGCACGGCGTGAAGCTGACCTTCCTGCCGTTCTTCGCCCTGGCCACGGTCGAGGCGCTGCAGCAGCACCCGGTGGTCAACTCGTCGATCGACGTCGAGGCGGGCACCGTCACCTACCACGGCGCCGAGCACCTGGGCATCGCGGTGGACGCGCCGAAGGGCCTGGTCGTCCCGGTCATCAAGGACGCCGGTGACCTCAACCTGGCCGGCCTGTCCAAGCGGATCGCGGACCTCGCGGACCGGACCCGGAACAACAAGATCGGGCCGGACGAGATCGGTGGCGGCACGTTCACGCTGACCAACACCGGTAGCCGGGGCGCGCTGTTCGACACGCCGATCATCAACCAGCCGCAGGTCGGCATCCTCGGTCTCGGCGCGGTCGTCAAGCGCCCGGTGATCGTGAACGACCCGGACCTGGGCGAGATCATCGTGCCGCGGTCGATGGTCTACCTGGCGCTCTCCTACGACCACCGGATCGTGGACGGCGCGGACGCCGCCCGCTTCCTGAGCACCATGAAGGAGCGCCTGGAGGCTGGGCACTTCGAGGCGGACCTGGGCCTGTAAGTGTCGTGACATCGGGGGGTGCGCCGTCACGGCGTACCCCCCGGTTTGTTTTGGATCGTGCGATTTTCGGGAAAGAATCACGTCATGCGCATCGTCATGGCCGGGGCGTCCGGATTCCTGGGCAAGCGGCTCGCCGAACGGCTGCGGCAGAGCGGCCACGACATCGTCCGGCTGGTCCGGCGGCCCGCCGAGCGGCCGGATGAGGCCACCTGGGATCCGGCGCAGGGCCGGCTGGACGGCGCGGTGCTGGCCGGCGCCGACGCGGTGATCAATCTCTCCGGGGCGAACGTCGGCGACAAGCGGTGGACGGCGGCGTACAAGCGGGTGCTGCGGTCCAGTCGGATCGACACCACCGACACCCTGGCCCGGGCGATCAGCAAGCTGCCGGAGGGCGATCGGCCGCGGACGCTGCTGCAGAGCTCCGGCGTGGGGTGGTATGGCGACACCGGCGACCAGGCGGTTACCGAGGAGGCACCGGCGGGCACCACCTTCCTGGCCGATCTGTGCCGGGTGTGGGAGGCCGCGGCCCGGCCCGCCGAGGACGCCGGGGCCCGGGTGGTGCTGCTGCGCACCGCGCCGACGATCGACGCCGGCGGTTCGCTGATCAAGCCGCTGCTGTTGCCGTTCAAGCTGGGCGCGGGTGCCCGGATCGGCGGCGGGCGGCAGTGGATGGCCTGGATCGCCCTGAACGACTGGCTGGCCGCGGCCGAGTTCCTGCTGGGCCGGGACGATGTGGCTGGCCCCGTCAACATGGTGTCGCCCAAGCCGGTGACCAACGCCGAGTTCACCCGTGACATGGCCCGGGTGCTGCGCCGGCCGGCGTTGCTGTCGGTGCCGGGGCCGGTTCTGGACCTGGTGATCGGCGAACTGGCCGGGGAGGCGCAGCGTTCTCAGCGGGTGCTGCCGGGAGTGTTGAGTAATGCCGGATTCGAGTGGGCGTACCCCGATATGGTGGACGCCCTCGCGGTTGCTCTGCGCCCCGAACCGGCGGTGACCGGGTAAAGCGGCTCAGGGTTTCTTGCTAACCTGCGGCTGATGTCCGTAGCCGCCCCTGCCCCCGCCGCGTCCGCTGATCCGCCCGTCGAGCCTCCGGCGCTGTCTCGCGCCCGTCCTTGGCGCGTCCATCTGACGGTCGCCATGCTCGCCCTCGGCCTCGCCGTCTATGTGACGAACGGTCTGTGGCGTGCCCCGTATCAGAACGGCCTCTCCGACAACATCGGTGACCAGGCGTTCTTCGAATGGCTACTGGGCTATGGCGTCTACACGCTGGGACACGGCTCGGATCCGTTCTTCACCGACCTGCTGAATGTGCCGTGGGGGGTGAACCTGGCGGCGAACACCTCGATCTCGGTCTACACGATCCTGTTCGCCCCGTTGACCTACCTGGCCGGCCCTCAGGTCAGTTATGTGACCATCCTCACGTTGAACCTCGCCGGGTCCGCTTTCGCCTGGTATCTGTTCCTCAACCGCTGGCTGGTCCGCAGCCCGCTCGCGGCCGGATTGGGCGGCATCTTCTGCGGGTTCGCGCCGGGCTTCATCTCGCACGCCAACGGCCACCTCAACTGGACGGCGGGCTGGGTCGCGCCGGTCGTGGTGTGGCAGGTGCTTCGCCTGCGGCAGCCGGGCCGCTGGTTCCGTAACGGGCTGGTGCTGGGCCTGATGCTCGCGGCGTTCTTCACGATCGCCGCCGAGGGGCTCTTCTACACCGCGCTGGCCAGCGGCATCTTCATCCTCACCTGGGCGACGGCCAAGGCGGTCCGGACCGAGGTCAAGGCGGCGTTCACCACGGTGCTGCGGGCGCTCGGAGTGACCGCGGTGGTGGCCGGTGCGCTGCTGGCCTATCCGCTGTACATGCACTTCGCCGGCCCGCAGACGTTCTCCGGGACCGGGTTCAACCAGCGCTACTTCGCCGAGGACGCGGCCGCCTACCTGTCGTTCCCGAGCCGCTCGCTGGCCGCGATCTTCGGGCTGGGCTCCGATCTGGCGCCGAACCGGACCGAGGAGACCTCGTTCTTCGGTGTGCCGCTGGTGCTGCTGATCCTGGTGTCGCTGGTGCTGGTCTGGCGCCGGTCGAACCCGGGCCGGCGGGCCACCCTGCGGGCGATCATGCTGGTCGGCTTCCTCTTCCTGGTGCTGTCGCTGGGCCCGCGGCTCAACTGGATGGACGCCGAGCTGCCGGTCCCGCTGCCCTACTCGCTGCTCGCCCACCTGCCGCTCTTCGACGCGGCACTGCCGCTGCGTCTGGCGCTGGTGGTGGCCGTGGTCTTCGGCGTGGTGCTGGCGCTGGTCACCCAGGAGCTGTTGGAGCGGCGGTTCTCGCCGACCGTGCAGACCGGGCTGACCGCGGCGATCGTGGCGGCGCTGCTGCCGATCCTGCCGCTGCCGGTGCGCCACCAGCAGCGGGCCCCGGAGCCGGACTTCATCGCCAACGGCACCTGGCAGCGGTACGTGTCGGACAACGGGGTGATCTCCGCCCTGCCGTTCGCGCTGAACGTCACCGCCGACGGGCAGCGCTGGCAGGCCTACACGATGGCCCGCGGCGGCCCGCAGTTCCGGATCCCGGGCGGCTACTTCCTCGGCCCGATGACCCACACCGAGGAGGGTCGTAAGCAGATCGGCCGGATCGGCGCGCCCAACCTGCCGACCGACTGGCTGTTCACCCGAGCCGCGCTGTACGGCTACGTGACCGAGCTCAGCGACGGGGACCGGGCGCAGGCCCGCGCCGACTTCAAGTACTGGGGTGTCGAGGCGGTGTTCCTGCCCGAACAGATAACCGGATCCGACCACATGACCCTGTTCCGTAACGCGGTCCTCGTGACGGCCACCGATCTGCTCGGCGAACCGGAACGCGTCGACGACGTTCTGGTGTGGCGCATCCGTCCCGGCGTGGACCCGATCGACCGATGAATTCGGGGCTGGATAATCTCCGCGACGTGACGATCGCCGCGCCCGCCCCGGAAACGGACCTGACGACCGCAACACCCGACGACGAGATCACGCCGGACGAGGCCGGTACCCGTAAGAAGCGCACCTGGCCGGCCCACCTGATGATGGCGGTGGTCTCGCTGGCCGCAGCCGTCTACGTGTGCCAGGGCCTGTGGGCCGCGCCGTACCGGAACGTGGTCGCTGAGAACGTCAGTGACCAGGGCCAGTTCGAGTGGATGCTGTCGTACGGCGTCTACATGCTCCAGCACCTGAGCAATCCGTTCTTCACCGATCTGCTGAACGCGCCTCGTGGCGTGAACCTGGCGATGAACACGTCGAGCACGTTCTACGCCGTCGTGTTCGCCCCGCTCACCCACTTCGCCGGAGCGCAGGTCACGTTCGCGACGATCATGACGCTGAACCTGGCCGGGTCCGCCTTCGTGTGGTACCTGTTCCTGCGCCGCTGGCTGGTCCGCAGCGGGCTCGCGGCGGCGGTCGGCGGCCTGATCTTCGGGTTCAGCCCGGGTCTGGTGTCGCACGCCAACGGCCACCTCAACTGGACCTCCGGCTGGATGGTCGGGATCGTCGCGTACTGGGTGTTGAAGCTCCCGGAGCGTGGCCACTGGCTGCGTAACGGCATCGTCCTGGGCCTGCTCTGCACCATGGGCTTCTCGGTCGCGGCCGAGGCGCTGTTCTTCGCCGCCCAGGCCAGCGGTCTGTTCCTGTTCGTCTGGCTGCTGTCGCGGGCCGGCCTGCGGGAGGCGAAGACCGCGATCAAGCCGGTGCTGCTGTCGCTGGGTGTGACCGCGGTGGTGGCCGGCACGTTGCTGGCGTGGCCGCTCTACATGCACTTCGCCGGGCCGTTGAAGTTCTCCGGCACCGGGTTCGGGATGAAGCAGTTCTCCGAGGACCTGGTCGCCTACGCGGCGTTCCCGCTGCAGTCGGTGGCCGGCAGATTCGGGTGGGGCGCCGACCTCGCGCCGAACGCGACCGAGGCCACCTCGTTCCTGGGTGTGCCGCTGATCGTGCTGTTCTTCGTGGCGCTGGCGCTGCTCTGGCGCCGCTCGGCCCCGGACCGGCGGGTCACGCTGCGCGCGCTGAGCGTCGTGGCGATCGTCTTCTTCATGCTCTCGCTCGGCCCGCGGCTGCAGTTCCTGGGCGAGGAGCACTCGAACATCCCGCTGCTCTACGCGCTGCTCACCGAGGTCCCGCTGTTCGACTCGGCACTACCGGTCCGTTACACGTTCGTCGTGGTGATCGTGTTCGCGCTGGTCATCGCGATGCTCGCGGACGAGGTGCTGCGCAGCCGGGACAGCCTGATCCGCAGCCGCACCGCCCGGATCGGGTTCGGTGTGGCGATCGTCGCGGTGCTGGTTCCGATCGCCCCGCTCCCGCTGAAGACCATGGAACGCTCGCCCGAGCCGGTCTTCATCTCCAGCGGGCACTGGGAGGACTACGTCTCGGACCACGGGGTGATCACCTCGCTGCCACTGTCCAGCGAGGTCGCGGTGGACGCGATGCGCTGGCAGGCGTACACGATGGCCCGTGGCGGCGACCGGATGTTCAAGATCCCGGCGGGGTACTGGCTCGGTCCGCAGGACTACACGGAGGCCGGCCGGCACGACACCGGTCGGCTCGGCCCGCCGGAACGGCCGACCGCCAAGCTGTTCTACCGGGCCGCCAGGTGGGGCAACCGTCCGCAGCTGACCAACCTGGACCGGGCGCAGGCCCGGATCGACCTCGCCTACTGGAAGGTCGAGACGATCTTCCTGCCCGCCGAGCTGACCGGGCCCAAGGGCCACCTGAACCGGGACGCTCTGCTCCAGGTGGCCACCGAGATGCTCGGCGAGCCGGAGCAGGTGGACGACGTGCTGGTGTGGCGCATCCGTCCCGGAGTGGACCCGGTCGACCAGTGGGAAGAGGGCTAGGCTTGCGGCCGTGACCTCTACCGTGCTCACCGTTCTCCGTCCCGGCCTCGTCGACTATCTGGAGGCCTGGGAGGAGCAGAAGCGCCTGCACGAGGGTGTGGTCGCGGGCACCCAGCCGGACACGGTGTTGCTGCTGGAGCATCCGAGCGTCTTCACGGCCGGTAAACGGACCGAGCCGGCCGACCGCCCGTTCGACGGCACTCCGGTGGTCGACGTCGATCGGGGCGGCCGGATCACGTGGCACGGGCCGGGTCAGATCGTCGGCTACCCGATCCTCAAGCTGCCGGACCCGGTGGACGTGGTGGCCTACGTCCGCCGGACCGAGCAGATGCTGATCGACGTCTGCGCCGAGTTCGGTGTGATCGCCGAGCGGGTCGAGGGCCGCAGCGGAGCCTGGGTCCGGGCCACCGAGGGCGGGCTGGATCGCAAGATCGCGCAGATCGGGATCCGGGTGTCACGTGGGGTCACCCTGCACGGCTTCGCCCTCAACTGTGACTGCGATCTATCCAACTTCAATCGTTTCGTTCCGTGTGGCATCCGCGACGCGGGCGTCACGTCGCTCAGCGCCGAGGTCGGCCGCCCGGTCCCGGTCGCCGAGGTCATGCCGGTCGTCGAGCGCCACCTGGCGACGCTGATCTGATGGCGCTCTACCGCAACCCGCGCGACAAACGGGTCTTCGTGCCCCGGCCGAACGGCAGCGTGGTGCTCAATTTCGGTCACCCGATCGCCTGGGCCATCCTCATGTGCATGACGGTGATCCCGTTCGTGATCGTCGCGGTGGTCACGGTCGCAGTCCTCCTCTAGCCGGCTCGAGCGGCCCCGCGACAGCACCCACGACCGGCCGCGGGGTTCTCACCGCGCCCACCGGATACGCCCCGGCGGTCGCGGTGGAGGCCGGGAGTGGGCAGCCACCTCGCGGTGTGGCTCACGGTGCTTCTTCTGGCCGTACCATCACTGAAGTCGCCAAACCTTGACCTGACCGCCGGTCTGCTGGCACGCGAGGTGTCGGCCGGTGCGGCGGCAGCCGCTCGGTGTGGTGCCCGGGAGATGACCGCGGACCTGGCCGGTCGCCCATTCGAAGACGTTGAGCCGGTCGCCGTCGGGCCGGATCAGCAGGTCACCGGCGGGCAGGCCGTAACCGAGATCACGCCGGGCGACGCCGCTGCCCGGGTCGATCTGGAGTGCCCGGCCGTCGGCGGTCCGGACGATGCCGTCCTCGCCGCCGATCCAGTTCCGGTTGGTCCAGACGACGTGGCCGTCGAGCAGCTCGATCGCGGACAGGCCGGGTCCACCCGAGACACAGACCAGGGCGCCGCACGGTGTGATCGCGCGGGGCAGCAGCAGCGGAAGCGTCCATGTGCGCCGGCCGTCGATCATCGTCACCGTGTTGTCCCCGAGCAGATAGACCCGGTCGTCGATCACCCGGACGGCGGGCGCGGCCCCGGCGGCGACCGCCTGATCGGTGCGGTACACCGTCGCGCCGCTGTCCAGCGCGAACATGGTGGTGCTGGAATCGGTCACGGCCAGGAGACTTCCGGAGGTCGCGGCGACCGCGTGGGGCGGGCCGGTGAACCTGGTCTTCCACCGGATCCGGTCTGCCGGCGGGTCGTAGAGGGCGAGCGTCCCGGCCGCGCCGTCCCAGAGGGCGATCCGGTCGCCCGCGGCCCGGGCCACCGAGTAGGTCCGCGGGTCGACCCGATCCTCGCCGGTCCGGACGTCGAGGATCCGGGTGTCCTCGTTGCCCGACACGACGAGCGCCGGACCGATCTCGGTGAGCGCCGGAATCCCCGCGAACCAGTCGACGTCCCGCTGCCAGAGCGCCGTCCCGGAGTCCAGCGACCATGCGATGACGTCCAGCCGGCCGCTCGTCCGGGCGTGCGTGCTGTACAGGGTCGTGCCGGTCAGCAGCCACGTCCCGGACGGGCTCGCGGTCGCGGCCACCTGCGGCAGTTCCCGGACCGTCGGCATCGGCGCCGACGGTCCGAGCAGCAACGCCAGCAGCACCACGACCAGTGCCGCCGGCAACGCGCGGGTTGCCGGCGGCGCCGGGCGGGACTGCGGAGCGACCCGGTCGAGATCGATCATCACTACGGCATTGTGCGGCCTACGGTGCGATCCGGTTCAAGTCCCGGGGGAAGGCGGTCGTCTCGCGTACGTTCGTGATGCCCGTCAATCGGGCCACGAACCGTTCCAGGCCGATCGCCCAGCCACCGTGCGGCGGCATGCCGTAGCGGAATCCGTCGAGATAGCCGGCATACGGCTCGAGTGACTCACCCTTGTCGGTCAGGGCCTGGACGTAGTCCTCGTACCGGTGCAGTCGCTGCCCGCCGGTGACGATCTCCAGACCACGGAACAGCAGGTCGAAGCCGTTGGACCAGGTCGGGTCGGCCGGGTCCGGATGCGTGTAGAACGGCCGTTTGCGCATCGGATAGCCGGTCACGAACACGAACTCCGAGCCGTGCTCCCGCAGCGCCCACTCCCCCAGCGCCCGCTCGTGCGCCGGTGCCAGGTCGGGCTCGTCGCCGGGCGCGCCGGCGATCCGCAGCGCCTCGGTGAAATGCACCGCCGGAATCTCGCCGGTTATCGCGTTCTCCAGAATGCCGATCTCGCCGAGCATCCCCTTGATCGTCAGTGTCAGCGCGGCCATCACGTCCCGATGGTCGGCGATGAAACCCATCTCCGCGTCCAGCGAGGTGTACTGCGCGAGATGCCGCGCGGTGTCACTCGGTTCGGCCCGGAACACCGGTCCCACCTCGTAGACCCGCTCGAACACCCCGACCATCATCTGCTTGTAGAACTGCGGCGACTGCGCCAGATAAGCCGGCCGACCGAAATAGTCGAGCTTGAACACGTTCGCCCCGGACTCCGTCGCCGACTCGACGATCTTCGGAGTGTGGATCTCGACAAACCGCTGCGCCTCCAGCGCCGCCCGGAAACCCCTGGTCGCGGCGGCCGCGACCCGCAGGTTCGCCGCCCGGTTCGGATGCCGGAGAGCAAGAGCAGCGTGGTCCAGCTGGGCGGGAAGCCCGGCGTTCAGCGCGGGTCGATGCATTTCAAACGGCAGGGGTACGGCCACCCGGCTCAGTTCGTGGATGGACGGAGACGTCAGCTCCACTCCGTATGGCGCCTGCTCGTTGGCGGTGACCACGGCGGTCACCTCGACGACGCTCTCCTCGCTGAGTCGTTCCAGCTGCTCGCGTACCGCCGGTTCGGTGACGACCACCTGGCTGAACCCGGCGGCGTCCCGGACGATCAGGAACGCGACCGACTTGAGCAGCCGGCGGCGGTGGATCCACCCGGCGATCGTGACTTCCCGGCCCGGTTCTTGCGTGGCCAGTTCGGTGGAGAGGATGCGTTGCATGGCGGTGACCTCCTCTGGTGACTGCAACGCGGCCCCAGGGAGGTGCGGGCGAGCGGGATCCTCGCGGTACCACCGCACCTTCGCGCCTTTACGGCGCCTCTTTGTCGTGCTGCGGCTCCGGGGTGTCTTCACGCTCCGGCGCGCGGGCCACCCTTCCCAGCTGCCGGGTGGCTCTCTCGGCCGGCGGATCGAAGCGTTACTCGGTCCCATCTACGCCGTGACGGGAACGCTAACAGTCGCCGATGCGGCATTCTCCTGAATTATGGGTGACGGCCCTCACACGAATGGTCACGTGAGCCTCGTCGCCCCTGCGCTGTGCCCGGCCTGTGCGGGCGTATCTTCGGGGTGTGACTATTGCTCCCGAGGGCCGCCGCATGCTGCGCATCGAAGCGCGCAACGCCGAGACTCCCATCGAGCGGAAACCTCCGTGGATCAAGGTCAAGGCCAAGATGGGCCCTGAGTACACCGAGATGCGCGGCCGCGTCCAGAAAGAGGGCCTGCACACGGTCTGCCAGGAGGCCGGCTGCCCCAACATCTACGAGTGTTGGGAAG of the Actinoplanes sichuanensis genome contains:
- the sucB gene encoding 2-oxoglutarate dehydrogenase, E2 component, dihydrolipoamide succinyltransferase, whose product is MPTSVTMPRLGESVTEGTVTRWLKQEGERVEADEPLLEVSTDKVDTEIPSPAAGILSRIVVGEDETAEVGSELAVIAGDGEDAGSAAPAPAQEQQAEAEPEPAAPVTPSTEKPVEEEAPAPQSAAPAAGGEGTEVKLPALGESVTEGTITRWLKAVGDTVEADEPLVEVSTDKVDTELPSPVAGTLLEIKIGEDETAEVGAVLAIVGTPGSAPAAAPAPAPEPEKPAAAPAPQQAPAPKVESAPAPKIESAPAPKIESAPAPAPAPAAVQSNGAGDAGYVTPLVRKLAAEKGVDLSSLTGTGVGGRIRKQDVIDAAEKAAAAKAPAPAAQAESAAAPAPKAAPKAEPSPLRGRTEKLTRIRATIARRMVESLQVSAQLTTVVEVDVTKIANLRNKAKADFQAKHGVKLTFLPFFALATVEALQQHPVVNSSIDVEAGTVTYHGAEHLGIAVDAPKGLVVPVIKDAGDLNLAGLSKRIADLADRTRNNKIGPDEIGGGTFTLTNTGSRGALFDTPIINQPQVGILGLGAVVKRPVIVNDPDLGEIIVPRSMVYLALSYDHRIVDGADAARFLSTMKERLEAGHFEADLGL
- a CDS encoding TIGR01777 family oxidoreductase, which produces MRIVMAGASGFLGKRLAERLRQSGHDIVRLVRRPAERPDEATWDPAQGRLDGAVLAGADAVINLSGANVGDKRWTAAYKRVLRSSRIDTTDTLARAISKLPEGDRPRTLLQSSGVGWYGDTGDQAVTEEAPAGTTFLADLCRVWEAAARPAEDAGARVVLLRTAPTIDAGGSLIKPLLLPFKLGAGARIGGGRQWMAWIALNDWLAAAEFLLGRDDVAGPVNMVSPKPVTNAEFTRDMARVLRRPALLSVPGPVLDLVIGELAGEAQRSQRVLPGVLSNAGFEWAYPDMVDALAVALRPEPAVTG
- a CDS encoding DUF2079 domain-containing protein, with translation MSVAAPAPAASADPPVEPPALSRARPWRVHLTVAMLALGLAVYVTNGLWRAPYQNGLSDNIGDQAFFEWLLGYGVYTLGHGSDPFFTDLLNVPWGVNLAANTSISVYTILFAPLTYLAGPQVSYVTILTLNLAGSAFAWYLFLNRWLVRSPLAAGLGGIFCGFAPGFISHANGHLNWTAGWVAPVVVWQVLRLRQPGRWFRNGLVLGLMLAAFFTIAAEGLFYTALASGIFILTWATAKAVRTEVKAAFTTVLRALGVTAVVAGALLAYPLYMHFAGPQTFSGTGFNQRYFAEDAAAYLSFPSRSLAAIFGLGSDLAPNRTEETSFFGVPLVLLILVSLVLVWRRSNPGRRATLRAIMLVGFLFLVLSLGPRLNWMDAELPVPLPYSLLAHLPLFDAALPLRLALVVAVVFGVVLALVTQELLERRFSPTVQTGLTAAIVAALLPILPLPVRHQQRAPEPDFIANGTWQRYVSDNGVISALPFALNVTADGQRWQAYTMARGGPQFRIPGGYFLGPMTHTEEGRKQIGRIGAPNLPTDWLFTRAALYGYVTELSDGDRAQARADFKYWGVEAVFLPEQITGSDHMTLFRNAVLVTATDLLGEPERVDDVLVWRIRPGVDPIDR
- a CDS encoding DUF2079 domain-containing protein; this encodes MTIAAPAPETDLTTATPDDEITPDEAGTRKKRTWPAHLMMAVVSLAAAVYVCQGLWAAPYRNVVAENVSDQGQFEWMLSYGVYMLQHLSNPFFTDLLNAPRGVNLAMNTSSTFYAVVFAPLTHFAGAQVTFATIMTLNLAGSAFVWYLFLRRWLVRSGLAAAVGGLIFGFSPGLVSHANGHLNWTSGWMVGIVAYWVLKLPERGHWLRNGIVLGLLCTMGFSVAAEALFFAAQASGLFLFVWLLSRAGLREAKTAIKPVLLSLGVTAVVAGTLLAWPLYMHFAGPLKFSGTGFGMKQFSEDLVAYAAFPLQSVAGRFGWGADLAPNATEATSFLGVPLIVLFFVALALLWRRSAPDRRVTLRALSVVAIVFFMLSLGPRLQFLGEEHSNIPLLYALLTEVPLFDSALPVRYTFVVVIVFALVIAMLADEVLRSRDSLIRSRTARIGFGVAIVAVLVPIAPLPLKTMERSPEPVFISSGHWEDYVSDHGVITSLPLSSEVAVDAMRWQAYTMARGGDRMFKIPAGYWLGPQDYTEAGRHDTGRLGPPERPTAKLFYRAARWGNRPQLTNLDRAQARIDLAYWKVETIFLPAELTGPKGHLNRDALLQVATEMLGEPEQVDDVLVWRIRPGVDPVDQWEEG
- the lipB gene encoding lipoyl(octanoyl) transferase LipB encodes the protein MTSTVLTVLRPGLVDYLEAWEEQKRLHEGVVAGTQPDTVLLLEHPSVFTAGKRTEPADRPFDGTPVVDVDRGGRITWHGPGQIVGYPILKLPDPVDVVAYVRRTEQMLIDVCAEFGVIAERVEGRSGAWVRATEGGLDRKIAQIGIRVSRGVTLHGFALNCDCDLSNFNRFVPCGIRDAGVTSLSAEVGRPVPVAEVMPVVERHLATLI
- a CDS encoding peptide ABC transporter substrate-binding protein, producing MALYRNPRDKRVFVPRPNGSVVLNFGHPIAWAILMCMTVIPFVIVAVVTVAVLL
- a CDS encoding outer membrane protein assembly factor BamB family protein, which encodes MIDLDRVAPQSRPAPPATRALPAALVVVLLALLLGPSAPMPTVRELPQVAATASPSGTWLLTGTTLYSTHARTSGRLDVIAWSLDSGTALWQRDVDWFAGIPALTEIGPALVVSGNEDTRILDVRTGEDRVDPRTYSVARAAGDRIALWDGAAGTLALYDPPADRIRWKTRFTGPPHAVAATSGSLLAVTDSSTTMFALDSGATVYRTDQAVAAGAAPAVRVIDDRVYLLGDNTVTMIDGRRTWTLPLLLPRAITPCGALVCVSGGPGLSAIELLDGHVVWTNRNWIGGEDGIVRTADGRALQIDPGSGVARRDLGYGLPAGDLLIRPDGDRLNVFEWATGQVRGHLPGTTPSGCRRTGRHLACQQTGGQVKVWRLQ
- the aspS gene encoding aspartate--tRNA(Asn) ligase; translation: MQRILSTELATQEPGREVTIAGWIHRRRLLKSVAFLIVRDAAGFSQVVVTEPAVREQLERLSEESVVEVTAVVTANEQAPYGVELTSPSIHELSRVAVPLPFEMHRPALNAGLPAQLDHAALALRHPNRAANLRVAAAATRGFRAALEAQRFVEIHTPKIVESATESGANVFKLDYFGRPAYLAQSPQFYKQMMVGVFERVYEVGPVFRAEPSDTARHLAQYTSLDAEMGFIADHRDVMAALTLTIKGMLGEIGILENAITGEIPAVHFTEALRIAGAPGDEPDLAPAHERALGEWALREHGSEFVFVTGYPMRKRPFYTHPDPADPTWSNGFDLLFRGLEIVTGGQRLHRYEDYVQALTDKGESLEPYAGYLDGFRYGMPPHGGWAIGLERFVARLTGITNVRETTAFPRDLNRIAP